GGATTGCCCGAAACCCCTATAAGATGTCCATTCAAATAAACTTCCAAATAATTCCCGTCTATCAAAGGAATAAAAAGCGCAGGAGTATCACATTTAGGTCTTTCAAAGTTAAACCAAAAGATATGGGAACCAGAAGCCTCCATTAAAAATGGAATTTCCAAATCTCTACCTGTGGTTTTCACTTTTTTTATAAAAATGCACTTTTCACATCGGATTTTTGTTGTATCATATAGATGTTCAAATAATCTGATGGATAGTATAGATATAGAGAAAATTATGATTGAGATAACGACGTTCTTAAATTTAATCCTCGCTTCCATAGCCAAAAACTATTTAATAAATCTATCTATTTAATAAATCTATAAAACTCCTTGGCCGACTTTCTTGGAGGTGGTTCGGGTATTTCCGCGGGCCATCCAAGGGGCGTTACGGTAGCTATATAGTGTTCTAAAGGCACTCCAAGTTTGTCTTTAACCTCAGGTCTGTCCATATCCGCTATCCAGCATGTTCCCAATCCTAAGGACCACGCAGCCAGCATGAAATGATACGCTGCAATACAACCATCTTGAACATGCCGCCTTGATTTTGAAGGATCGGAACAAATAGCAACAGCATAAGGTGCAGAAAGGATCGGCCATGCAGGTTCTCTGATGTTACCAAGAAACCGTATGATTTCAGAATTTTTTATAACGATGAAGTAGTAGGATTGAGAGTTTCGTGATGTAGGTGCCCATCTACAAAGCTCAAAAAGTATTTCGAAAACCTCTTCGGGAATAGGTTCTTTCTTATACTTTCTTATGCTCCTTCTCTCTACTAATATTCTCCATTGATCCATATTTAAATTATTTACTAAAACTCGCTTAAGGTCAAAAAGATTTTAAACATTTGCTAATCTTTGAACTTCCACGCACGAGATATTAAAATTAAACCTACTCGAAGGAGGTTCAATTTGATTGAACGTAAACTACTGAGAGAGAATCCGAATTTGTTGAAGGAAGCCCTGAAAAAGAGAAATTACGACACAAACATTTTAGATGATTTGATAAATCTGGATGAATTGACACGTACTCTGAAAAAGGAAATCGATGCACTCAGGGCAGAAAAAAATAAAATAAGTAAAGAAATATCTCGAGCTATGAAGGAAAATTCAAACCCCGAGTCTCTCCTAAGCAAAGCCAAGGAAATTGATACAAAACTTAAAGAACTGGAACAAGAACTTGAAGAAAAGGAGAAATTTTTGAACGAAAAACTATTGTACCTGCCGAACGTCCCTCATGAATCGTGCCCCATTGGAAAAAGTTCTGAGGATAATGTAGTTGTAAGAGAACACGGAAAAATAAGAGAGTTTAAATTCACCCCAAAGCCCCACTGGGAAATAGCTGAAAATCTAAAAATCATTGACTTTAAAAAGGCTGGGGAAATTTCAGGATCAAGGTTTGCCATATACAAAAACGAGGGTGCAGAACTGGAAAGGGCACTTATCAATTTCTTCTTAGATCATAACAAGAAAAAAGGCTATGAAGAGATACTGCCTCCAACCTTAGTCAAAGAAGAATCCACGTACGTATCTGCACACCTACCCAAATTTAGGGAAGAAATGTATTTTATTCCGGAAGATGAGCTGTTTTTAATCCCCACCGCTGAAACGGTTTTGGCAAACATACATAGGAATGAAATCTTGACCGAAGACGAACTTCCAAAATACTACATGGCCTACACCCCTTGTTATAGAAGAGAAGCAGGGTCTTACGGTAAAGACGTCCGGGGGATTATAAGAGTTCACCAATTTAACAAAGTAGAACTTTTTAAATTTACAAAGCCAGAGGATTCTTATGAAGAATTGGAAAAAATGTTACAAGACGTTGAGGATCTATTAAAACTTTTAGAAATTCCTTACCGAGTTGTTCTGCTCTGCACAGGCGATATGGGTTTTGCTTCATCTAAAACTTATGATATAGAAGTATGGGCACCCGGCGTCGGGAGATGGCTTGAGGCTTCGTCCTGTTCCAATACAGAGGCTTTCCAGACGAGAAGAGCAAAAACAAGATTCAGAAGAAAGGATGGACGAGTTGAATATCCTCACGCCTTAAACGGTTCGGGGCTTGCAACCCCGCGAGTTTTCATAGCAATTCTGGAAAACTTCCAAAATGAGGACGGCAGTATAACTATTCCTGAAGTCCTTAGGTCTTATATGGGAGGGAAAGATGTCATCCTACCAAAGTGAGCGGGAAGAAATCATAAGAATCTTAAAAATCTTATACGAAAAAGATTTCATTCAAGCAAACGTCGGAAATGTAAGCGTTAAGGTAAGCGAAAACGAAATTCTTATCACACCGAGGGGAAAGCGTAAAGCAGAGTTAAATCCAGAGGACATTCTTCTCGTCGATATAAACGGCAATGTAATAGAAGGCACATTAGCCCCATCCATTGAACTAAAAACCCACCTTGCATGGTACAGAGTAAAGCCAAAGATCGGAGCCATAATTCATGCTCACCCCCCCTACACCACAGCCGTTTCCTTCTATACTCCTGTTGAATCAAAGCCCCTGATGGCGGAACTTTCTGATTACCTCGGACCAAAACTCATATCTATACCATATAAAAAGGCTGGTTCTGCGGAGCTTGAAGAAGAAGTTGCCGACAAAGGTGCATCAGAAGGGGTTTTTATTTTAATCCTTCAAAAGCACGGTGTACTTGTCGCCGGAAAAGATTTGATTGATGCCCTTAATCGCCTCGAACTTTTAGAATTTGACATGAAAATTAAAGTTTTAAAGGAACTGGTAATATGATGTGGAATTCCAATAAAGTTAGAGAAATCTTCCTTAAGTATTTCAGAGAAAGAGACCATGTGATAGTTCCCAGCTCTTCGCTGTTGCCAAAAAATGATCCCACGCTCCTTTTCACCAATGCGGGTATGAATCAATTTAAACTCTTCTTCCTCGGTGTTGTTAAACCACCTTTTACGCGTGCAGCCTCTTGCCAGAAGTGCTTAAGAGCCGGTGGAAAGCATAATGACCTTGATAATGTGGGCTTCACCAAAAGGCATCACACCTTTTTTGAAATGCTGGGAAATTTTTCCTTCAACGACTATTTCAAGGAAGAAGCAATCAAATTCGCCTGGGAACTCCTTACAAAAATCTATGGGCTCGAAAAAGACAGGCTCTGGGTAACCGTTTACAAAGAAGACGATGAGGCATACAACATTTGGAAAGATGTTATAGGAATACCAGAAAAGCGGATAGTAAAACTTGGCGAAAAAGACAATTTCTGGGAAATGGGAGAGCAAGGGCCAGCAGGACCTTGTTCAGAAATTCTCTATGACCTCGGAGTCGATGCAGATCCCAATCAGGCAACCCCAGAAATGGAAGGAGAACGCTTTCTTGAAATCTGGAACCTCGTTTTTATGCAGTACAATAGAAATGAGAAAGGAGAACTGGAAAAGCTCGGGACCAGGAATATTGATACGGGAATGGGGCTTGAAAGGCTTCTTAGGGTTTTAAACGGGGCTGATTCCAATTTCCATACTGACCTGTTTATGCCCATCATAGAAGAAGTTGAAAGAATTACAGGGGTCAAATATTATGGTGATGATCGAGGCAGTGCTCACAGAGTATTGGCAGACCACACCAGGGCTCTAACCTTTGCTATTTCTGATGGAATCTACCCCTCCAATTATGGGAGAGGTTATGTTTTAAGAAGAATTTTGAGGAGGGCTCACCGCTTTGCTCAAAAAATAGGATATGGTGACAAACCCATAATTTATAGACTGGTTCCCGTTGTGGTTGAAATAATGAAAGATGCTTATCCCGAACTTATTGAGAGAAAAACAGAAGTAGAGTTTATCATAAAACGAGAGGAAGAAAGATTCATTGAAAATATTGCCAAAACCCTTCCAAAACTGGAACAGGAAGTAGAAGAGGCCAAAGCTTCTGGTGTTCTTAGCGGAAAGGTCGTATTCAAGTTCTACGATACTTATGGTCTTCCTCTTGATTTAATCGAAGAATACGCTAAAGATGCAGGACTTGCAATTGATTGGTCATCCTTCGAGGAGGAGATGGAAACCCAGAGGGAAAAGGCGAGGAAAACCGAGATATTCAAGGTTGACATACCAGAAGAGTGGACCGTTTTCAAAGAAGGTCAAGTTAAATTTATAGGGTACGAGAAACTCGAAACCCTTTCGAAGATCATCAAGTACGGATTCAAAGGTGAAAAAATTTATATTGTGACCGAGGAAACCCCCTTTTACCCTGAAGGCGGTGGTCAGGTTGGTGACAAGGGAATCATAGAAGGTGAAGGTCCAGAAGGACACTTTCTTGTCGAGGTCCTTGACACAAAAAAGATTGAAAACCAAATCATTCACATTGGAAGGTTAATTGAAGGAAAGATACAGGATGTAGAAGTAAGACTCGTTGTTGACGAAAAACTCAGAAAGGGAGCTCAAAGAGCCCATACTGCCACCCATCTTCTTCACGCCGCATTGAGAGAAGTTCTCGGCGAACACGTGCGCCAGGAAGGTTCCCTTGTTGAACCCGATAGATTGAGATTTGACTTCCTCCATTTCTCGAAATTGAAAAAAGAAGAGATCGAGGAAATAGAACAAATTGTCAACACGAAAATCATCGAAAATATTCCATTGGAAATTAAATATATGAAATACGATGAGGCTTTAAAAGACGGCGCCATGGCCCTTTTTGAAGGTAAATACGGTGAAATAGTTCGAGTAATTCATATTGGTGACTTTTCAAGAGAACTATGTGGTGGAACCCACGCAGAAAGGACAGGAGACATTGGACTTTTTAAAATCATTAAAGAAGAGGCTTCCAGCGCCAACATAAGAAGAATAGAAGCTTATACAGGGCTGAAAGCACTACAATATATTCGGAAACTCGAAGATACGCTCATGACTGCAGCCGAAACCTTATCCACCACTTCAGATAAATTAGCTGAAAAAATTGTGAAAAATCAGGAACTAATAAAATCACTTGAAGAGGAGGTAAAGACTTATTTAACCAAATGGGCTGATCTAAAAGTTAAAGAAATCGTAGAAAAACAACTAAAAACCGATAGATTCACTGTTTTCACAGAATATGTTAAAAACGCCGATATAAAGGCACTACGGGCCATAGCAGACCGAATCAGGGCAACACAGGCAAAGGGACTCTTGATCTTAATCGGCAGTAAAGCCAACAATGTTTTCTTCTTGGTAGAAGTTCTTGGAAATATTGAGGATGTTGATGCAAGCAAGTTGGTGAAAACCATCGGTAAATATCTCAAAGGTGGTGGTGGCGGGAGTAAGACCAAGGCGGAAGGTGGAGGCAAAGATGCCTCAAAAATAGGCGAAGTTTTAGATATGATAAAAACAGGAAAAATTTTTACTTAGGAGGTTCAACAATGGACATATTTAAAAAATGCTATGAATTCGAGGAGGCGGAGAAAGCAAAGCAATTAGGATACTACCCTTACTTCCATCCCGTTGCCTCCGCAGAAGATACTGAGGTGGTGGTGGATGGAAAGCCCCTTGTAATGCTTGGGTCCAACAATTATCTGGGACTTACTACCCATCCTTACGTAAAGAAAAAGGCGCAGGAAGCTATTGAAAAATATGGAACAGGAAGCTGCGGTTCAAGATTTTTAAACGGCACCCTTGATATTCATGAAGAACTTGAAGAAGAGCTGGCAAAATTTGTCGGTAAAGAAAGGGCACTGGTTTTCAGCACCGGGTATCAGACAAACCTCGGAATTATGTCTGCCCTTCTTGGAAAGAATGATGTAGTCATTCTTGACAAGTGGGACCACGCAAGCATTGTAGATGGGACAAGACTCGGCCATGCACACGTTTTGAGGTTTAAGCACAATGATATGGAACATTTAGAGAGAATATTGAAGGCAATTCCTGAAGACAGAGGCATTCTAATCGTTGTGGACGGCATTTTCAGCATGGAAGGAGATATCGCCAATTTACCCGAGCTTGTTAAACTTAAGGAAAAGTATGGAGCAAGACTTATGGTAGATGACGCCCATTCAGTTGGAGTTCTGGGTAAAACGGGCGCAGGAACCGCAGAACACTTTGGACTCATAGAGAAAGTGGACTTAATAATGTCAACTTTTAGTAAATCCTTTGCGTCAATAGGTGGATTTGTAGCGGGAGACGCAAAGGTAATTGAATACATTAAACATTTTGCAAGGCCTATGATTTTTAGCGCAGCATTAGCTCCCGGTCAGGTGGCAGCCGCACGAGCTGCACTGGAAATTATAAAAACTGACCATGAAAGAAGAGAAAATCTATGGAGGAACACCAAGTTCTGGCATGAAGGATTGAAAAGCCTTGGCTTTGACATCGGTGAGACACAAACTCCAATTGTGCCAATCATAATCGGTGATGATATGAAAACTTTCATGCTCTGGAAAAAACTAATGGAATACGGAGTCTATACAAATCCGGTAATCACTCCAGCGGTACCACCAGGCAGACAGCTTATAAGAACAAGCATTATGGCAACCCACACCATAGAGCAACTGGAAAGAGCCTTGGATGCCTTTAAAAAGGCTGGAAAGGAACTCGGTATCATATCGTGAAAATTTTCTTTTTATGTCCGAATTATCCTTAGATATAGGCGCAAGAGCCAACGTAGTGAAAGCAGGTTTAATTTTCTTTGATCTGAATAGGAAATCGCAACATAAAGTTGAGATTCCCATTCGGGACAGGATTACATAAAGGATGCTATGGCTAAATCCCGCTCCTCTCTTATATAAAGAATGTGGATACATAAGCAAAAACTTGGTTGTGGGTGACGTAACAATCTTTGGTGTGAAAAAAAACAACAGTCTACCTAAAAACCAGAGCGTGTTAGGAATAGGCAAAAATGAAAGATAATAGAATACCGAGATGGGAAACTTTAGAGAGGGCGTTTCGACCAGTAAACAAATTCTTAAAGGAGAGTAGCCATTAAGTTTAAATCCATTTTACAATTTTCAATTGCAACTTTTGTTTCACGAATCCTTGGGTTTATAAGGGATGCATCAATAGCATTTTTGGTCGGAGCTGGAAGATTTGCTGACATCTTTAACATAGCTTTCAGGATCCCTAATTTCCTAAGGGATATGCTGGCAGAAAATGTTATGCAAACCGCCTTTGTGCCAAATTACGTAAAGGCTTTGGAAAAAAAGGAAGACCCTGAACACTTTTTAAACTTGATTTTTACAATTTTCCTCCTTGCATCTCTTATAATTGCTACACTTGGCATCATTTTCTCGAAACAGATCGTACTTATAACTGCCTATGGTTTTACCAGCATTCCCGAAAAATTTAACAAAACCGTTGAAGTTACGAGAATCACTTTCCCTTACCTCATCCTTGTTTCTATCTCTGCCCTTTTTCAAGCGATACTGAATTCAAAGAACGAGTTCTTTCACCCTGCACTCTCCCCTGCTTTATTTGATCTTGGAATTATCATCATTATAATCGCTTCAAAATACTTTCTTCCGGAAGAAGAATATGCCACCATTCTTGGGTATTCTGTTCTATTCGGCGGTTTGCTACAGCTACTATACCTGTCGCAGAGACTTAAAGTACACCAGGTTTTACCTAAAATTACCTTCAACTTTCACCATCCCTACTTAAAGGATTTTGGGAAACTGCTTATTCCCGTTTTCATAAGTGTTGGTTTTTCTAAAATTGCCCCCTTTATCAATACACTAATAGCCACCTTTTTAAGAGAAGGTTCCGTTTCTTATTTGACTTATGCCTACCGCATCATGCAGGTTCCAGTAGGTCTTTTCGCAGTTGGCCTTCAGACGGTCTCAATGCCTTCTTTTTCCAGACTTGTTGCGAAAAACAGCGAAATGAGGGAAGCTCTGTGGAAGTCTTTCTTTTATGCTGTATTTCTAACATTGCCTTCCTCAATTTTCATAATTTTCTATTCAGGTGAAATTGTTCAGGTACTCTTCCAGAGAGGTGCTTTCACCCATCTCGACACCCTCCAAACAGCTCAGGCTCTGATCTTTTACACTCCTCATGTTTTTGCCATAGGGACTTCAAAAATATTCCTGAACTACTACTTTTCAAGAGGAGAAATAAAGATTCCAAACATAAGCGTGATTTTGGGTACTATTGTAAACATTGCAATAGCAATCACACTTTCCAGAATAATAGACTTTCCAGCCCTTGCCCTTGCCGTATCTGCAGGCACCTTAATTCAAGCTCTCTTTTTGACCGCAATGGTATCAAAGGATAATCCAATTCTCCCAGAATACCTTAGGAAAATAATTAAGGTAGTCATTGCAAGTGTAATTTCAGTTTTACCCTGTCATTTAATCCTTACAAGAAACCTCCTTGCAAGGCTAACACTTGGATTCATCAGCTACACAGCACTATTTCTATTAATTGCCTACCTCTGGAATTTTCTACCGGAAATAAAGGGTATTAAAAAATCTGATGAATAGCATTTAAAATAATAACACTATGGATGTGACAAAATTACGTGCTAAAGAATTGAGAAAGGCTTTGCTTGCGGGAATTATTAAAGTTCAGGACCTAAAGGATGAATTAAATAGGATCAATGTCTTTCCTGTACCAGACGGAGACACTGGCACAAACCTCGCAGAGACTTTAGCAGGTGGAATTAATGTCCTCATGGAATCTTCAAGTCTCAAATTGTGCGAAGTAGTAAGAAGATTCTCAGAAGCAATCCTTTTTACAGCCAAAGGCAACTCGGGTACAATCGTATCTCAATTCTTTACTGGATTTGCTGAGGCCCTGAAAGGTAAAGAGAGTGTTACCACTTCTGAATTCGCCGAAGCACTTAAATATGCTACGAATGCCGTTTACGACTCCTTAGAAAAGCCCGTTGAAGGAACTATAATAACAGTAATAAGGGAAGTCGCAGAATATGCCGTTGAAATTTCTGAAAAGGAGAAAAACTTTATCAAATTCTTGAAACTGCTTCTTAAAAAGGCGGAAAACTCCTTAAGCAAAACCCCTGAACTTCTTCCAAAGCTTAAAGAGAAAGGCGTCGTAGATTCTGGAGCCTATGGATTTGTCTTGATTTTAAAAGGCATAGTAGAGTACATAAATACGGGTAAAATAGAACTACACAAAGTCCCTTCGAAAGAAACTTTGAAAATTATAGAAGAAGAGCACATAGAACACCGATATTGCACAGAAGCAGTTATCAAGAGTGATGGACTCGACAAGAAAAAATTGGCCCTTGTTCTTGGAGCACTGGGTAGCTCACTTTTAATTGCAGGTGCCGGTGGATTATTCAAAATCCATATACATACTAACTGGCCCCAAAAGGTATTTGAAGTTCTAAAACAAAAGGGAACTATATTGAAGCATAAGATCGACGACATGATTGAAATGAATAGAAAGGCTCGGAAAAAAGAGTTTGGCGTAATAGTCGATTCAACAGCAGACATTCCGTTAGACATTGCTCAGGAGCATGGAATAAATATTATTCCACTTCAACTTATCATGGATGGGAAAACGTATCTTGAAGGAATTGACATAGATAAAAAGCAAGTTCTTGAATTGCTAATAGAAGGCAAAACTTATATGACCACTTCCCAGCCCGACCCTATTTCCATTGAAAGAACAATAAAAGAGGCCCTCTCAAAGTATGAAAAAGTGGTGATAATTACTCTAAGCGCTAAACTATCCGGGACATACAACGCTATAAGGATAGTGAGCTCAAAGTACCCTAACGTGTACCTTTTTGATGGAAAAATGGCATCTCTTGGGACAACGCTCCTCGCATTAAGAGCACTCGAAAAGTTTGAAGAAGGTTATAACATTGAGAATATCTTAGAATATCTAAGAAAGGTTCAGAAAAAATCCTTATTCATTCTGACACTAAAAACCGTCAAATATCTTATGAGATCAGGAAGAATTTCTAATCTAAAAGGTGGAATTGCCGAGTTTTTTAACATAAAACCTTTAATTGTTGTTAACCCCGATGGCGAACTTGAAAACATCGGAACCGCAATGGGGGAGAAAAAGGCATTCGAGAAGATAATCAAAATGGCAAAAAAACAACTTAATCCTTTCCAGACTTATGACTTTGGTATTGCATATGTGGGGAAAAGCAAGTTTGCTGAAAGACTGGAGACCTTTGTGAGATCGGAATTTTCTGTCAGGAAACTAATAGTGAACGAGGCAGGGCCTTTACTTTCAATTCACGTTGGACCAGGAGCCTATGGTCTTATAGCCTTACCGGTCTTTTAGACCTGCAGGTATAAGCCTCTTTCAATTATGTAGTGAGAAACTGCCTCGGGGACAAGGTATCTTATACTCTTGCCCTGTCTAATCCTCTCCCTTATTTCGGTGGAGGAAATATCAATCAGCCTTTCATCCAGAAAGATAACCTTTTCGGTATTAATCGCTTTTAGCGAACAGTTGGGTCTTTTTAACACAATAAAATTAACCATTTCAAAAAGTCTCTTATAATTATACCAAGACGGCAAAGCCTGGTACTGATCTGCACCGAGAATTAAAAAAAATTCGGCATCCTTAAGCTTATCCTTAAGTCTTTCAAGCACATTCACTGTATAGGATGGTACAATATTTTCTATGGCTTCAAAATCTGAGGCTTCAAAATATTCAACCCCCTCAACCGCAAGTTTTACCATATTAAACCGGTCTTCAAAGGGAGCATAGACTTCCTTATGGGGTGGCTTGTAGTTCACCAAAAAGAGAATTTTGTCCAGCTCAACATTTTCCCATACATCCCGAGCAAGGATAACATGGCCAACGTGCACGGGATCAAAGGCACCACCAAAAATACCTATTTTTCGCATTTCTTTTCAATTTCTTTGACTATTTTATTTATCCCATTTTGAAAGGCCTTATCTTTTGTACCATTAATTTCGGCAAAAAGTACTTTTGCCGAATCACACTCCTTTTTTAATAAATAACTTCTCACTTTAAGTAATTTTGCCGCAGTAACAAGACTATCATCGTCGGGAAACTCTTCAAAAACCAAATTGATGTATACATCAGCCGCTTTCGGATGTCCTATCCTTAAATAAGTTTCAGCAATGTATAAGTATTTAAGACCTTTTCTTCTGTAAAGCATCTTTTCAAGTTCTTTGGCTTTTTCAACCTGGGAATTATCAGGGAAACGGTTTTTAAATTCCTCAATGTATCTCCTCGCTTCATTAATGGACTCTGTATCCCTTGAAATGGTTTTACTTTTTTCCAAATAGCATTCTGCCAACTCCAGATAAGAATTAGCAACATACTCACTGGTTGGAAAGGTATTGATCAGAAAGAGATACTCGGTTATTGCATCATCGTAGTTTTTAGCATTTTTGTAACTTTTCGCAAGGTAGTATTGTGCAAAATCCACACTGTCGCTGAGAGGATATTTAAACACAAATTCCTTGAAAAGCTCAGCAGACCGACTATACTTCCCCTTTTGAAAATATTCCATAGCTCTGCTAAATAAAGAGTCTGAAGTTTCCGGAGCCTTAGCTTTCCTTGCTTGGCAGGATAAAGAAAACAGCAATAATATAAAAACCGCTCTCTTCATAACTTCTCCTTTTTCTGAATTATAAAGGAAAGTACGCGTCAATTAAACCTTACTTTCATAAATATGAGACTGGATATAACTCCAAAAGATGCGACGGTCCCCCATATAAGAACAGGAGTTTTTAAAAAGACATCAATTAAAACCCCGCCAATAAAAGGTGCTACTGCCCAGGAAAGCCCCTCTATAAACCCGAGAACACCTATATACAATCCCCTCTTATCCTCTGGAGCCATAGCTGAGGTTATAGTGGTCAAAAGGGGCATAGCCAACATTTCTCCTGCGGTGAGAACTATGACTCCAATTGCAAAGTTGGTAAAATTATGGGAAAAAGCAAAATAAAAGTAACCCATGGAATAAAGAAGAGAGCCCAAAATCAACCCCTTTTTGTAACCCAGATAATCCACGACTTTAATAATAATCATCTGAAAGAAAACTACCATAAAACCATTGATACTGTACAAGTAACCAATTTGAACGTTATCCAGACCTTTATGCTTTGCATATACAGATAGGGTTGAAATGAGCTGACCCATGAGGAGCGAAAGAACGAAGGTACCAGCAATAAACAACATAAAATTTTTGTTTTTAAGCACTTCGCCGAAGGAAATTTCCTTTGTAAGCCCCACGTTTTTTCTTTCCTCTCCGGAGGATACAAGATATATTACAAGGAAAATACAAATTACTTGAAGTAAAAAGGATGCAAAAAAAGTCAGGGGATAAGAAAAGCGTGAAATAAATCCACCAATGGAGGGGCCAATTGCAAAACCCAGATTCCCCCCAACCCTTATAACGCTGTAAGCAAAGGGCCTATCCGGTTCATTAATATTTTTGGCAACGAAAACATCGGAAGCCGACATAAAAAAGCTGGCCCCGCCTGAATTTAAAAAAAAGAAAAAGAAAAATAATAGAGGATTTGCGTTGAGTAAAATCAAAATCGAAAAACCCAAAAAGCCTGACGCCCTTAAAAACAGGCCGAGTTTCATTACGGTATCCGTAGGCAGTGTATCAGAAAGCCTACCCGCATAAAATCTTAAAAAAGACCCCAATACAGAAGCAAATCCAATGATAGTGCCAACAAGGCTCATTGGAACACCACGCTCATTGTAAAGATAGATACTCAAAAACGGGATACTGATTGCATAACTTGCGGATTGCAATCCTCGAATAATTGCAAGGCTATATAGTTTTACTGCTGTCTGTTTCTTCACGTTGTAATTTTAAAGCAAATTGTTCGTATTGAGAACTAATTTAAATAAGGTCCTTTCATTTCGGGCTCCTTTTTTTGTTATAGGCCCTATCCAACTCTTTTTGTAACCCGATTATCACATGCGTTAATTTTACTACTTCTCACG
The window above is part of the bacterium genome. Proteins encoded here:
- a CDS encoding DegV family protein, encoding MDVTKLRAKELRKALLAGIIKVQDLKDELNRINVFPVPDGDTGTNLAETLAGGINVLMESSSLKLCEVVRRFSEAILFTAKGNSGTIVSQFFTGFAEALKGKESVTTSEFAEALKYATNAVYDSLEKPVEGTIITVIREVAEYAVEISEKEKNFIKFLKLLLKKAENSLSKTPELLPKLKEKGVVDSGAYGFVLILKGIVEYINTGKIELHKVPSKETLKIIEEEHIEHRYCTEAVIKSDGLDKKKLALVLGALGSSLLIAGAGGLFKIHIHTNWPQKVFEVLKQKGTILKHKIDDMIEMNRKARKKEFGVIVDSTADIPLDIAQEHGINIIPLQLIMDGKTYLEGIDIDKKQVLELLIEGKTYMTTSQPDPISIERTIKEALSKYEKVVIITLSAKLSGTYNAIRIVSSKYPNVYLFDGKMASLGTTLLALRALEKFEEGYNIENILEYLRKVQKKSLFILTLKTVKYLMRSGRISNLKGGIAEFFNIKPLIVVNPDGELENIGTAMGEKKAFEKIIKMAKKQLNPFQTYDFGIAYVGKSKFAERLETFVRSEFSVRKLIVNEAGPLLSIHVGPGAYGLIALPVF
- the nadD gene encoding nicotinate (nicotinamide) nucleotide adenylyltransferase, with amino-acid sequence MRKIGIFGGAFDPVHVGHVILARDVWENVELDKILFLVNYKPPHKEVYAPFEDRFNMVKLAVEGVEYFEASDFEAIENIVPSYTVNVLERLKDKLKDAEFFLILGADQYQALPSWYNYKRLFEMVNFIVLKRPNCSLKAINTEKVIFLDERLIDISSTEIRERIRQGKSIRYLVPEAVSHYIIERGLYLQV
- the bamD gene encoding outer membrane protein assembly factor BamD is translated as MKRAVFILLLFSLSCQARKAKAPETSDSLFSRAMEYFQKGKYSRSAELFKEFVFKYPLSDSVDFAQYYLAKSYKNAKNYDDAITEYLFLINTFPTSEYVANSYLELAECYLEKSKTISRDTESINEARRYIEEFKNRFPDNSQVEKAKELEKMLYRRKGLKYLYIAETYLRIGHPKAADVYINLVFEEFPDDDSLVTAAKLLKVRSYLLKKECDSAKVLFAEINGTKDKAFQNGINKIVKEIEKKCEK
- a CDS encoding MFS transporter, which codes for MKKQTAVKLYSLAIIRGLQSASYAISIPFLSIYLYNERGVPMSLVGTIIGFASVLGSFLRFYAGRLSDTLPTDTVMKLGLFLRASGFLGFSILILLNANPLLFFFFFFLNSGGASFFMSASDVFVAKNINEPDRPFAYSVIRVGGNLGFAIGPSIGGFISRFSYPLTFFASFLLQVICIFLVIYLVSSGEERKNVGLTKEISFGEVLKNKNFMLFIAGTFVLSLLMGQLISTLSVYAKHKGLDNVQIGYLYSINGFMVVFFQMIIIKVVDYLGYKKGLILGSLLYSMGYFYFAFSHNFTNFAIGVIVLTAGEMLAMPLLTTITSAMAPEDKRGLYIGVLGFIEGLSWAVAPFIGGVLIDVFLKTPVLIWGTVASFGVISSLIFMKVRFN